The following are encoded together in the Nocardia sp. XZ_19_385 genome:
- a CDS encoding DUF6328 family protein, translated as MNEHGGRPGEGRFPHGRSETDTERLDRNWESLIQELRVVQTGIQFLIGALLILPFQSGFAHLSGPLRVLYLVTVSTAVGATVFLVAPVSWHRILFRRQRMGNVVAAAHRCAMIGVALLGVALTGAVILVFEVVVEEAYAGVVAGAVLAALFVVAWLLTPWRWRARSEADPASADAADER; from the coding sequence GTGAACGAGCACGGCGGCCGCCCGGGGGAGGGCCGGTTCCCGCACGGCCGGTCCGAGACTGACACCGAACGTCTCGACCGCAACTGGGAAAGCCTGATCCAGGAATTACGCGTCGTCCAGACCGGTATCCAATTCTTGATCGGCGCTCTGCTGATCCTGCCGTTCCAGTCCGGTTTCGCGCATCTTTCCGGCCCTTTGCGGGTGCTGTATCTGGTCACCGTGTCCACGGCGGTGGGAGCGACGGTGTTCCTGGTGGCGCCGGTGTCCTGGCATCGGATCCTGTTCCGGCGGCAGCGCATGGGGAACGTGGTGGCCGCAGCGCATCGGTGCGCGATGATCGGGGTGGCTCTGCTGGGCGTCGCGCTCACCGGCGCCGTGATTCTGGTCTTCGAGGTCGTCGTCGAAGAGGCGTACGCGGGTGTGGTGGCGGGCGCGGTCCTCGCGGCGCTGTTCGTCGTCGCCTGGCTGCTCACCCCCTGGCGGTGGCGGGCTAGATCCGAGGCCGATCCGGCGTCGGCGGATGCGGCGGACGAGCGCTAG
- a CDS encoding glycosyltransferase, producing the protein MKIAMVAECASPLTELGGGAASGRTVAVGALAAALVRAGHEVTVYTRRQDPHTRTEVPAREGYRVVHVPAGPPRPLPRDQILPHLGEFGTFLRKHWALRRPEVVHAHFWMSALAAELAARSHDLPVVVSFHGLGTVRRRFHGLADTSPRPRIRFERLIATRATQVLATCSDEVTELTRMGVPRFRISVVPGGVDLATFTPDGGAAGRRQPHRLLAVGRLVRRKGFDLAVRTLAELPDTELVIAGGAVGDGLDEDTETRRLRRLAADYGVAERLRMLGPVSHATMPRLYRSADVALCTSWYEPFGLVPLEAMACGTPVVATAVGGMLDTVVDGVTGRLVAPPEPATIARAVRALLDDPVRRESWGAAGIQRVRERYSWDRIAAETVTTYERATPIRSAPLRPAPLPAVATAR; encoded by the coding sequence GTGAAGATTGCAATGGTGGCCGAATGTGCTTCTCCGCTAACCGAACTCGGCGGGGGCGCCGCCAGCGGGCGGACGGTCGCGGTGGGGGCATTGGCGGCGGCGCTGGTCCGGGCCGGGCACGAAGTCACGGTGTACACCCGTCGGCAGGATCCGCACACCCGCACCGAAGTTCCGGCCCGGGAGGGTTATCGCGTGGTGCACGTCCCCGCCGGGCCGCCGCGGCCGCTGCCGCGCGACCAGATCCTGCCGCATCTGGGTGAATTCGGGACGTTCCTGCGCAAGCACTGGGCGCTGCGCCGCCCCGAGGTGGTGCACGCGCACTTCTGGATGTCGGCGCTGGCCGCCGAATTGGCCGCCCGCTCACACGATCTGCCGGTGGTGGTGTCCTTCCACGGGCTGGGCACGGTGCGCCGGCGCTTCCACGGCCTGGCCGATACCAGCCCGCGCCCGCGCATCCGCTTCGAGCGGCTCATCGCCACCCGCGCCACCCAGGTCCTGGCCACCTGCTCCGACGAGGTCACCGAGCTGACCCGGATGGGGGTGCCGCGATTCCGGATTTCGGTGGTACCCGGCGGAGTCGATCTCGCGACGTTCACCCCGGACGGCGGCGCGGCCGGGCGACGGCAGCCGCATCGGCTGCTGGCGGTGGGAAGACTGGTGCGCCGCAAGGGATTCGACCTTGCGGTGCGCACGCTCGCCGAACTGCCGGATACCGAACTCGTGATCGCGGGCGGCGCTGTCGGCGACGGCCTCGACGAGGACACCGAAACCCGTCGCCTGCGCCGTTTGGCTGCCGATTACGGTGTGGCGGAACGGCTTCGGATGCTCGGACCGGTATCGCACGCGACCATGCCGCGGTTGTACCGCTCGGCCGACGTGGCGCTGTGCACGTCCTGGTACGAGCCGTTCGGACTGGTCCCGCTGGAAGCCATGGCCTGCGGGACTCCGGTCGTCGCCACCGCGGTCGGCGGGATGCTGGACACCGTGGTCGACGGCGTCACCGGAAGACTAGTCGCGCCACCGGAACCCGCGACCATCGCACGGGCGGTACGCGCCCTGCTCGACGATCCGGTGCGGCGCGAATCCTGGGGCGCCGCGGGCATCCAGCGGGTGCGCGAGCGCTATTCCTGGGATCGCATCGCCGCCGAGACCGTGACCACCTACGAGCGCGCCACCCCGATCCGCAGCGCTCCGCTCCGCCCGGCCCCGCTGCCCGCGGTAGCCACCGCGCGCTAG
- a CDS encoding SigB/SigF/SigG family RNA polymerase sigma factor, which produces MTGESRSPGDSYDNIEPLFEKIAALDPDDPRREPMREELIERCLPLAEHIARKFSGRGEIFDDLLQVARLGLVQAADRFDVSRGSSFLAFAVPTIMGEVRRHFRDNTWAVRVPRRVKEIQLSIGPTIERMSQRLGRVPRAREIAAELDVDLVEVTQALIAGNAYQSQSIDAVAGDDIDNAPLPLLESLGEEEESYHLVEDFMAVKPLIEDLPDRERQVLIMRFFENKTQTQIADVLGVSQMHVSRILSKTLTALREQALRD; this is translated from the coding sequence ATGACGGGTGAGTCGAGATCGCCCGGTGACAGCTACGACAATATCGAGCCGCTCTTCGAGAAGATCGCCGCACTGGATCCGGACGACCCGCGCCGCGAACCCATGCGGGAGGAACTGATCGAGCGTTGCCTGCCCTTGGCGGAGCACATCGCGCGAAAGTTCTCCGGACGTGGTGAGATCTTCGATGATCTGCTGCAAGTGGCACGACTGGGGTTGGTGCAAGCCGCGGATCGCTTCGATGTGAGCCGCGGTTCTTCGTTTCTGGCGTTCGCGGTGCCGACGATCATGGGTGAGGTGCGCCGGCACTTCCGTGACAACACCTGGGCGGTGCGAGTTCCGCGGCGGGTCAAGGAGATTCAGCTCAGCATCGGTCCGACCATCGAGCGGATGTCGCAGCGGCTGGGCCGGGTGCCGCGGGCCCGGGAGATCGCTGCCGAACTCGATGTGGATCTGGTGGAGGTCACCCAGGCGCTGATCGCGGGCAACGCCTATCAGTCCCAGTCCATCGACGCGGTGGCCGGCGACGATATCGACAACGCCCCGCTGCCGCTGCTGGAAAGCCTCGGCGAAGAGGAAGAGTCCTACCATCTGGTGGAGGACTTCATGGCGGTCAAACCGCTGATCGAGGACCTGCCGGACCGGGAACGCCAGGTGCTGATCATGCGGTTCTTCGAGAACAAGACGCAGACCCAGATCGCCGACGTGCTGGGGGTCTCCCAGATGCACGTGTCGAGGATCCTGTCCAAAACCCTGACCGCGCTGCGGGAACAAGCGCTGCGCGACTAG
- a CDS encoding PAS and ANTAR domain-containing protein, translating into MESGSVHEADPDAEDAVALNRVIGMGKPQSVGNFRYWFDDERWEWSDEVAVMHGYTPGTVTPTTELLLTHKHPEDRAQVASTLAKTVEHGDPFSSRHRIIDTGGNVHHVIVVADRMADDDGEVVGTAGYYVDVTDTLEEHRQETLDDTLPELYAARAVIEQAKGALMLVYGISPEQAFKVLSWRSQETNVKLRALADQLVADIGAMVHSPVHMRTEFDHLLLTAHERIQAGS; encoded by the coding sequence ATGGAGAGTGGATCGGTTCACGAAGCGGACCCGGACGCCGAGGATGCCGTTGCGCTGAACCGTGTGATCGGAATGGGTAAGCCGCAAAGCGTCGGCAACTTCCGGTATTGGTTCGACGACGAGCGCTGGGAATGGTCCGACGAGGTGGCGGTGATGCACGGGTACACGCCCGGCACCGTCACCCCGACCACCGAGCTGCTGCTGACCCACAAGCACCCCGAGGACCGTGCGCAGGTGGCCAGCACGCTCGCCAAGACCGTCGAGCACGGCGATCCGTTCTCCAGCCGGCACCGCATCATCGACACCGGCGGCAACGTGCATCACGTCATCGTGGTCGCCGACCGGATGGCCGACGACGACGGCGAGGTCGTGGGCACCGCCGGCTACTACGTCGACGTCACCGACACCCTCGAGGAGCACCGGCAGGAAACCCTCGACGACACCCTGCCCGAGCTGTACGCGGCGCGCGCGGTGATCGAACAGGCCAAGGGCGCGCTGATGCTGGTCTACGGAATCAGCCCGGAGCAGGCGTTCAAGGTGCTCAGCTGGCGGTCCCAGGAAACCAACGTGAAGCTGCGCGCGCTGGCCGACCAGCTGGTCGCCGACATCGGCGCGATGGTGCACTCGCCAGTGCATATGCGCACCGAATTCGATCATTTGCTGCTCACCGCGCACGAGCGCATCCAGGCGGGTAGCTGA
- a CDS encoding nucleotidyltransferase family protein has protein sequence MVPTTEELLHALTRTVTTLTGTGIRFAVAGGCAVYARGGPVTHHDVDIFVKPEDTDAAVAALAEEGLRLCEPAEDWLTKVYDGDTLIDVIFRPNNRDVTDELLDRAEEMRIGPTMAPVVSGTDLMVDKLLVFDAHRLDLSPLLHIARDLREQVDWTAVRQQTEHSPYARAFLGLLADLGIADTGITNGGTDTEGGK, from the coding sequence ATGGTTCCGACCACCGAAGAGCTGCTGCACGCGCTGACCCGCACGGTCACCACCCTGACCGGTACCGGTATCCGGTTCGCGGTCGCGGGCGGTTGCGCGGTGTATGCCCGGGGCGGGCCGGTCACCCATCACGACGTCGATATCTTCGTCAAACCCGAAGACACCGACGCGGCCGTGGCGGCACTGGCGGAGGAGGGCCTGCGGCTGTGCGAGCCCGCCGAGGACTGGCTGACCAAGGTATACGACGGCGACACCCTGATCGACGTGATCTTCCGCCCGAACAATCGCGACGTCACCGACGAACTGCTGGATCGCGCGGAGGAAATGCGGATCGGCCCGACGATGGCGCCGGTCGTCAGCGGCACCGACCTGATGGTGGACAAGCTGCTCGTGTTCGACGCGCACCGGCTGGACCTGAGCCCGCTCCTGCACATCGCCCGCGACCTGCGCGAACAGGTCGACTGGACGGCCGTGCGGCAGCAGACCGAACATTCGCCGTACGCGCGCGCCTTTCTCGGCCTGCTGGCCGATCTCGGGATCGCCGACACCGGAATCACCAACGGGGGCACCGACACCGAGGGAGGCAAGTAG
- a CDS encoding metallophosphoesterase: protein MRIAAVGDIHLGAESAGQLRPALRELPLRADALLLAGDLTRHGTLEEARVVANEVSDLGLPVIAVLGNHDHHSDLPDEITALLCDHGITVLEGTSVTLDIGGETLGVAGCKGFGGGFAGKCASIFGERLMREFAGHTVDVAESLRSALADLDTDVTVVLTHYSPISDTLHGEPPEIYAFLGSYLLGEPIDEFQVDLALHGHAHAGTERGTTPGGIRVRNVAEPVIRAAYAIYELQPARDKAAQPLATR, encoded by the coding sequence ATGCGAATCGCGGCCGTGGGTGATATCCATCTGGGCGCGGAATCGGCCGGCCAGCTGCGGCCGGCGCTGCGCGAACTGCCGTTGCGCGCCGACGCGCTGCTGCTCGCCGGTGATCTGACCCGGCACGGCACCCTGGAGGAGGCGCGGGTGGTGGCGAACGAAGTCTCCGACCTGGGGCTGCCGGTGATCGCGGTGCTGGGCAACCACGACCACCACAGCGACCTGCCGGACGAGATCACCGCGCTGCTCTGCGACCACGGCATCACGGTGCTGGAAGGCACCTCGGTCACCCTCGACATCGGCGGGGAAACCCTCGGCGTGGCCGGCTGCAAGGGCTTCGGCGGCGGCTTCGCGGGCAAGTGCGCCAGCATCTTCGGCGAACGCCTCATGCGCGAATTCGCCGGGCACACCGTCGATGTCGCCGAATCGCTGCGCAGCGCGCTGGCCGATCTCGACACCGATGTGACGGTGGTGCTCACCCACTACTCCCCCATCAGCGACACCCTGCACGGCGAACCCCCGGAGATCTACGCGTTCCTCGGCTCCTATCTGCTGGGTGAGCCGATCGATGAGTTCCAGGTCGATCTGGCGCTGCACGGGCACGCGCACGCGGGCACCGAACGCGGCACCACCCCGGGCGGGATCCGGGTGCGCAATGTCGCCGAACCGGTGATCCGGGCGGCGTATGCGATCTACGAGTTGCAGCCCGCGCGCGACAAGGCGGCCCAGCCGCTGGCCACCCGGTGA
- a CDS encoding STAS domain-containing protein, translating into MSADGATADDSTPRFHPSRTWAQRVDRRRRSVVVRVEGELDAAVYPEFRATLDNAIDSGAPAVVIDLRAARFVSLRAAASLGAARQRAACNGVDLRIVAGRRDIERAFELTGVRPMFGNYPSMRAALDA; encoded by the coding sequence GTGTCTGCCGACGGCGCTACAGCGGACGATTCGACGCCACGGTTCCATCCGAGCCGTACCTGGGCGCAACGGGTCGACCGCCGTAGACGAAGCGTGGTGGTGCGGGTGGAAGGCGAGCTCGACGCCGCCGTCTATCCCGAATTTCGCGCCACCCTCGACAACGCGATCGATTCCGGCGCTCCCGCGGTGGTGATCGATCTGCGGGCCGCGCGGTTCGTCAGCCTGCGGGCCGCCGCCAGCCTCGGCGCGGCCCGGCAGCGGGCCGCGTGCAACGGCGTCGACCTCCGGATCGTGGCCGGTCGCCGCGACATCGAGCGTGCCTTCGAACTCACCGGAGTCCGGCCGATGTTCGGTAACTACCCCTCGATGCGGGCGGCCCTCGACGCCTGA
- a CDS encoding BON domain-containing protein: protein METPQYVVAHLRRALAEDPRTCELGIHVTIRGEVVVLGGEVSSVERKQAMETVIREQLPTARIHNDVHVTLPCAPEGTEDLSAPERS, encoded by the coding sequence ATGGAGACACCGCAATATGTCGTCGCGCATCTGCGCCGCGCACTCGCCGAGGATCCGCGTACCTGCGAACTCGGCATCCACGTCACCATTCGCGGTGAGGTGGTGGTGCTCGGCGGCGAGGTGAGCAGTGTGGAACGCAAACAGGCCATGGAGACGGTGATCCGGGAGCAGCTGCCGACGGCGCGCATTCACAACGACGTGCACGTCACCCTGCCCTGCGCCCCGGAGGGCACCGAAGACCTCTCCGCGCCCGAAAGGAGTTGA
- a CDS encoding anti-sigma factor, producing MGEWTSRSSTKTTTIGVRLPAQFDQLTMLRALAETVSLIADFALDEVTDIRLALDEVATSLIMEAVPDSTLECEFTYDDRQMFVHVGSVATSEAVVGQAGFGWHIVRTLTASIAAVQEPFDATVGGFPTMVDFSWVRGVADDG from the coding sequence ATGGGGGAGTGGACTTCCCGATCCTCAACGAAGACGACGACGATCGGGGTGCGGTTACCCGCTCAGTTCGACCAGCTCACAATGCTGCGCGCCCTCGCCGAAACCGTCTCGCTCATAGCCGATTTCGCGCTCGACGAGGTCACCGACATCCGGCTCGCCCTGGACGAGGTGGCCACGTCGCTGATCATGGAGGCGGTGCCGGACTCCACCCTCGAGTGCGAATTCACCTATGACGACCGGCAGATGTTCGTCCACGTCGGCTCGGTCGCGACCTCCGAGGCGGTAGTGGGGCAGGCCGGTTTCGGCTGGCATATCGTGCGGACCCTGACGGCTTCCATTGCCGCCGTGCAGGAACCGTTCGACGCGACGGTGGGCGGGTTCCCGACGATGGTGGATTTCAGCTGGGTGCGAGGGGTGGCTGATGACGGGTGA